Within Terriglobales bacterium, the genomic segment GACGGACCAGGGCGGAAAGATCGATCAGGTTTCGGCCCAGGTGCAGTCGCTGCACGATTCTGTGGATGAACTAAAAGCGCGCTTAGCCAAAGTCAGCAAACAGCTCGACGACATGGCCGCCGCGCAGCAAAACCTGCAGGCCGCGCCGCAACCTGGTCAGCCTGGAGTCACAAATCCGCAGCAGCCGCCGCAGGCCGCAGCGCCGCCGCCCGATGTGCTCTACAACAACGCTCTCAGCGACTACAACGGAGCGAAATACAACCTGGCCTCACAGGAGTTTGCCGATTACATCAAGTACTACGGCAACACCGATCTGGCTGGGAACGCGCAGTACTACATTGCCGACATCGAGTACAAACAGGGGAATTATCAGCAGGCGGTGCAGGATTACGACAAGGTGATCGAGCAGTATCCCAGCGGCAACAAAGCCTCAGCCGCGCAGCTCAAGAAGGGATACGCTCTCATTAACATCGATCAGCGCGACGCCGGGATTCGCGAGCTTCGTTCGCTGATCGCCCGCTATCCTCGATCGCTTGAAGCGCAGCAAGCCAAAGAGCGCCTACGCAGCCTGGGGGCCAGCACCACGGCCTCCAAGCCCTCTCCTACCCGGCGCTAACCAAGCAGAACATTCCAGCTATCTGCAGTCGCCAATAATACGTTTTGGGAAGACCTCTGTTGCTCTTCGATCAAGGCACTTCCTGGAAGTGTCGATTTCCCTGTGCCCTGGCTCGGGAAGTGAATGCCAGTGCTGTCGGCGGAGTGGCTGCTTAGATCGATCTCTTGGTGCCGGTTTCAGGCTTGTTGCTGGAAGTGGCCGGCTGTGGACGAGTGGATCTCATCCCAATCAGCGGTCCGTGGTAGCTCAACTCGCTCACTTGCTTCTCAGGTTTTGTGCTCTGCATTGTGCGGTCCTTGAAAGAGGTGAGATGCTGAAAACTCTAACTGCGGATACGCTGGCGCGCTAGATTACTGAAGGAATACCCGGATGGGTGAGCGATATCTCGTGCCAAATTAACAGCTTGGCGGAACTGCCCGTGCGGGCGAGTAAGCCGCAATAGCAATAAGCAGCAGGCAAAAGGCACTAGGCTGTAAAACCGCAAAATTGGCACTAAACCATGGACAGAAGTGGACACGATGGACGGCATGGACGGGAAGGGGTGTGGGTATGCTCAGCGTATTTGCTTATCGCCTATTGCCTACTGCTTATTGCCTACCTTTTATTGCCTGTTGGCCACTGCTTTTTTCCCCCGCTGCCACTCTCGGTAGGCCTCGCTGCGCGCAACGCCAAATTCCTTGGCTGCCTGCTTTAAAGCCGCCTTCTCGTCGAGAGCGCCGCCCGCCATCAGCTCTCGAATACGATCAGCAACGGTGGAGTGTGCTGCCTGGGCCGCTCGATCGGTGCGATTGCCTTCCACAATCACGGTGATTTCACCCTTTACGGCTTCCCGTTTCCGCAGTTCACCTGCGATCTCGGCAATGCTTCCGCGAAGAAATTCCTCGTGTAACTTGGTCAGTTCGCGCGCGAGTGCGATTCGGCGCTCTTTGCCGAATATCCGTTCGAGGTCGGCAAGCATTTCGCTCATGCGATGAGGAGCTTCATAGAACACGAGCGTCTCACGATCTTCGCGCAACGCGTCGAGCGCGGTGCGGCGCTCGCCGGAGCGCGGCGGCAGGAACCCAACGAAGCGGAAGGAATCACTCGGCAGTCCACTGGCGACCAGCGCCGAAATCAGCGCTGAAGGACCGGGAATGACGGTGATTTTCAGGCCGCGATCCAGAGCGGTGCGAACGACGCGCTCTCCGGGATCGGAAATGCCGGGCATGCCGGCGTCCGACACCAGAGCGATCCGCGCTCCATCCTCGATTTTC encodes:
- a CDS encoding tetratricopeptide repeat protein → TDQGGKIDQVSAQVQSLHDSVDELKARLAKVSKQLDDMAAAQQNLQAAPQPGQPGVTNPQQPPQAAAPPPDVLYNNALSDYNGAKYNLASQEFADYIKYYGNTDLAGNAQYYIADIEYKQGNYQQAVQDYDKVIEQYPSGNKASAAQLKKGYALINIDQRDAGIRELRSLIARYPRSLEAQQAKERLRSLGASTTASKPSPTRR
- the rsmI gene encoding 16S rRNA (cytidine(1402)-2'-O)-methyltransferase is translated as MSTHDNSDAPLASGLYVVATPIGNLEDITLRALRVLREADLIACEDTRHTQKLLNHFEIKTPTQSYHEHNEAARAQELVKKIEDGARIALVSDAGMPGISDPGERVVRTALDRGLKITVIPGPSALISALVASGLPSDSFRFVGFLPPRSGERRTALDALREDRETLVFYEAPHRMSEMLADLERIFGKERRIALARELTKLHEEFLRGSIAEIAGELRKREAVKGEITVIVEGNRTDRAAQAAHSTVADRIRELMAGGALDEKAALKQAAKEFGVARSEAYREWQRGKKAVANRQ